A DNA window from Staphylococcus warneri contains the following coding sequences:
- a CDS encoding polysaccharide biosynthesis protein gives MSESKEMVRGTFLITLSILITKVLGVLFIIPFNHLIGGQENMAPFTYAYAPYNIAIAVATAGVPLAASKYVAKYNALGAYKVSQKFYKSSFIVMSITGVLGFLILYFLAPFISELTLSRNASDKNGWSVADITWIIRIISMVVIFIPVLATWRGIFQGYKSMGPTAVSEVTEQIARVIFILVGSYLVLNVFDGTVLMANGIATFAAAIGAIAGILTLWYYWRKRKKNIDKMVLSDYTDINVSYGNMYKEIIKYSIPFVIVSLNFPLFNLVDQFTHNGALSVVGVSSQLQDIFFNMLNMSTNKIVMIPTSLSAGFAVSLIPYITKTYEEGRFEEMHRQIRTSIGVLMFITVPASIGIMALAQPLFTVFYGYDPVVQGHDPNFDGSRLLFIYAPVAILISLLSVTASMLQGIDKQKLTVYVILGAVAIKLILNYPLIMLLHTPGAVLSTSIALLFAIGCNFYILKKYAQFKFSYSWIHFGKIFLYSFIMMLGVELVFFIGKLFLAPSKLGYLIIIAVGVVVGAAIYGGITIKTKFADEFLGDIPEKIRRKVGFLR, from the coding sequence ATGAGCGAAAGTAAAGAAATGGTTCGAGGGACCTTTTTAATTACACTAAGTATTTTAATTACGAAAGTTCTCGGTGTACTATTTATTATTCCATTTAACCATTTAATAGGCGGACAAGAAAATATGGCACCGTTCACGTACGCCTATGCACCATACAATATTGCGATAGCTGTAGCTACAGCAGGGGTGCCACTTGCAGCCTCAAAATATGTAGCTAAATATAATGCATTAGGTGCATATAAAGTCAGTCAGAAATTTTATAAATCAAGTTTTATTGTCATGAGTATTACCGGTGTACTAGGATTTTTAATTCTATATTTCCTAGCGCCATTTATTTCAGAATTAACTTTATCTCGTAATGCGTCAGATAAAAATGGATGGTCTGTGGCAGATATCACTTGGATTATTAGAATTATCAGTATGGTAGTTATTTTTATCCCTGTATTAGCAACTTGGAGAGGTATCTTCCAAGGTTATAAATCAATGGGGCCTACTGCAGTATCTGAAGTAACTGAGCAAATAGCGCGAGTGATTTTTATCTTAGTAGGTAGTTACTTAGTCTTAAATGTATTTGATGGCACAGTACTAATGGCGAATGGTATTGCAACATTTGCTGCAGCTATTGGCGCTATAGCAGGTATCCTTACATTATGGTATTACTGGAGAAAACGTAAGAAAAATATTGATAAAATGGTATTATCAGATTATACCGATATCAATGTTTCATACGGCAATATGTATAAAGAAATCATAAAATATAGTATTCCGTTTGTTATAGTAAGTTTAAATTTTCCATTATTTAATTTAGTCGATCAATTTACACATAATGGTGCATTATCTGTAGTAGGTGTATCATCACAATTACAAGACATTTTCTTTAATATGTTAAATATGTCGACAAATAAAATTGTTATGATTCCTACATCGTTAAGTGCTGGTTTTGCAGTAAGTTTAATTCCATACATTACCAAAACGTATGAAGAAGGTCGCTTTGAAGAAATGCATAGACAAATCAGAACGTCAATTGGTGTACTGATGTTTATTACAGTCCCAGCAAGTATTGGTATTATGGCATTAGCACAGCCATTATTTACAGTCTTTTATGGATATGACCCAGTAGTTCAAGGTCATGATCCTAACTTTGATGGTAGTAGATTACTGTTTATCTATGCACCAGTTGCAATTCTAATTTCACTATTAAGTGTGACTGCATCTATGTTACAAGGTATAGATAAACAAAAGTTAACCGTTTACGTTATTTTAGGTGCTGTTGCTATTAAATTAATCCTTAACTATCCACTTATTATGTTATTGCATACACCGGGGGCCGTACTTAGTACGTCAATTGCATTACTCTTTGCAATTGGATGTAACTTCTACATCTTAAAGAAATATGCACAGTTCAAATTTAGTTATAGTTGGATTCACTTCGGTAAAATCTTTTTATATTCATTTATTATGATGTTAGGTGTAGAGTTAGTATTCTTTATTGGAAAATTATTCCTAGCACCTAGTAAATTAGGTTATTTAATCATTATTGCTGTAGGCGTTGTTGTAGGTGCTGCTATATATGGAGGTATAACAATTAAGACTAAATTTGCAGATGAGTTTTTAGGTGATATTCCTGAAAAAATCAGACGTAAAGTTGGTTTCTTAAGATGA
- the pepV gene encoding dipeptidase PepV: MWKEKVQEYENQIIEDLNGLLSIESVRDDSKANDDAPVGPGPKEALNYMYQIAERDGFSTHDVDHIAGRIEAGKGDDVLGILCHVDVVPAGDGWDSNPFEPVVTDNAIIARGTLDDKGPTIAAYYAVKILNDMKVDWKKRIHIIIGTDEESDWKCTDRYFQTEEMPALGFAPDAEFPAIHGEKGITTFDLVQNEMAEDVDEPDYELLAFNSGQRYNMVPDHAEAKVLVKEHMTDVIQNFEYFLETHHLQGESTVDSGILILTVEGKAVHGMDPSLGINAGLYLLEFLATLNLNKSAKDFVNFSNQYLHESHFGEKMGMKFHTDIMGDVTTNIGVMTYDNENAGRFGVNLRYPQGFEFEEAIDRFSKEIEALGFRIEMGKVQKPHYVDKNDPFVQKLVTAYRNQTGDMTEPYTIGGGTYARNLDKGVAFGAMFSDSEDLMHQKNEYITKKQLFNATSIYLEAIYSLCVEG, from the coding sequence ATGTGGAAAGAAAAAGTTCAAGAATACGAAAACCAAATCATTGAAGATCTAAATGGATTATTGTCAATAGAGAGTGTAAGAGATGACAGTAAAGCAAACGACGATGCACCAGTAGGCCCTGGCCCAAAAGAAGCCTTAAATTATATGTATCAAATTGCTGAAAGAGACGGCTTTTCTACGCATGATGTTGATCATATCGCTGGTAGAATTGAAGCGGGTAAAGGTGACGATGTATTAGGTATTCTTTGTCATGTTGATGTTGTACCAGCTGGCGATGGATGGGATTCAAATCCGTTCGAACCCGTAGTGACTGACAATGCTATCATTGCTAGAGGTACATTAGATGATAAAGGGCCTACGATTGCGGCTTACTATGCTGTGAAGATATTAAATGATATGAAAGTAGATTGGAAGAAACGCATTCATATTATTATTGGGACAGATGAAGAATCTGATTGGAAATGTACCGATCGTTATTTCCAAACGGAAGAAATGCCCGCTTTAGGATTTGCACCAGATGCTGAATTTCCCGCGATTCATGGTGAAAAGGGTATTACGACTTTTGACTTAGTACAAAATGAAATGGCTGAAGATGTAGATGAACCAGACTATGAATTACTAGCGTTTAATTCAGGGCAACGTTATAACATGGTGCCTGATCATGCAGAAGCTAAAGTATTAGTTAAAGAGCACATGACTGATGTAATTCAAAACTTTGAATACTTTTTAGAAACGCATCATCTTCAAGGTGAAAGTACTGTAGATAGTGGTATTCTTATATTAACTGTTGAAGGTAAAGCTGTTCATGGTATGGATCCTTCTTTAGGAATTAACGCAGGCCTATATCTTTTAGAATTCTTAGCTACGTTAAATTTAAATAAAAGTGCAAAAGATTTTGTAAACTTTAGTAACCAATATTTACACGAGTCTCACTTTGGAGAAAAAATGGGAATGAAATTCCATACTGATATTATGGGTGATGTAACTACAAATATTGGTGTGATGACTTATGATAATGAAAATGCAGGACGTTTTGGTGTGAATCTAAGATATCCTCAAGGCTTCGAATTTGAAGAAGCTATTGATCGTTTCTCAAAAGAAATTGAAGCATTAGGATTTAGAATTGAAATGGGTAAAGTACAAAAGCCACATTATGTGGATAAAAATGATCCATTTGTTCAAAAATTAGTGACTGCATACAGAAACCAAACTGGAGATATGACAGAACCGTATACAATTGGTGGCGGTACTTATGCGAGAAACTTAGACAAAGGTGTGGCATTTGGCGCAATGTTTAGCGACTCTGAAGACTTAATGCATCAGAAAAACGAATACATCACGAAAAAGCAACTATTTAATGCAACGAGTATTTATCTCGAGGCGATTTACTCATTATGTGTGGAGGGATAA
- a CDS encoding YtxH domain-containing protein, translated as MAKGTNLFRVVLGLGGAAAAVLLSRKESRDKLKDQYNQYKENPESYKANAKDFANQISSKANETIQDVKSNPKGYVERIKNDPKAFFEEEKTRFTKLDENKADDLEEGKFDDEGGATANNNLRVVSEEDLKNNKNALEDKK; from the coding sequence ATGGCAAAAGGTACAAATTTATTTAGAGTAGTATTAGGTTTAGGTGGTGCTGCAGCAGCAGTTCTATTATCTCGTAAAGAAAGCAGAGACAAATTAAAAGATCAATATAATCAATACAAAGAAAATCCAGAATCATATAAAGCGAATGCTAAAGACTTTGCAAACCAAATTAGTTCTAAAGCTAACGAAACAATTCAAGATGTTAAAAGTAATCCAAAAGGTTACGTAGAAAGAATTAAAAATGATCCAAAAGCATTCTTTGAAGAAGAAAAAACTAGATTCACAAAATTAGATGAGAATAAAGCTGATGATTTAGAAGAAGGTAAATTTGATGATGAAGGTGGCGCTACAGCTAATAATAATTTACGCGTCGTATCAGAAGAAGATTTAAAAAATAATAAAAATGCCTTAGAAGATAAAAAATAA
- a CDS encoding NAD(P)/FAD-dependent oxidoreductase, whose protein sequence is MYQTIIIGGGPSGLMAAVAASSNSNQVLILEKKKGLGRKLKISGGGRCNVTNRLPYAEIIKNIPGNGKFLYSPFSIFDNESIIEFFEDRGVKLKEEDHGRMFPVSNKAQDVVDTLVSTINEQQVTVKEETAVTHLSVNEDGIFKVETAQQIYEAMSVIIATGGTSVPQTGSTGDGYQFAISLGHSITELFPTEVPITSPERFIKNKTLKGLSLKDVELSVLKKNGKKRISHQMDMIFTHFGVSGPAALRCSQFVYKEQKNQKKKEILMSLDAFPELNQEELTQQIRRMLKDEPDKFIKNSLHGLIEERYLLFILEQANIDNETTSHHLSNQQLNTIVNLLKGFTFKVNGTLPIDKAFVTGGGVSLKEIEPKTMMSKLVPGLFLCGEVLDIHGYTGGYNITSALVTGHVAGLNAGKHKSIK, encoded by the coding sequence ATGTATCAAACAATCATCATCGGTGGTGGCCCAAGTGGTTTAATGGCTGCTGTAGCTGCTAGTTCTAATAGTAATCAAGTTCTTATATTAGAAAAGAAAAAAGGTCTTGGTAGAAAATTAAAAATTTCAGGTGGTGGTCGTTGTAATGTTACCAACCGCTTACCCTATGCAGAAATAATTAAAAACATACCAGGTAACGGTAAGTTTTTATATAGTCCTTTTTCAATATTTGATAATGAATCCATTATTGAATTCTTTGAAGATCGGGGCGTTAAATTAAAAGAAGAAGATCACGGTAGAATGTTCCCCGTTTCAAACAAGGCCCAAGATGTCGTTGACACGTTAGTAAGTACAATTAATGAACAACAAGTCACTGTTAAAGAAGAAACTGCTGTGACTCATCTATCTGTAAATGAAGATGGTATTTTTAAGGTAGAAACAGCCCAACAAATATATGAAGCAATGAGTGTGATTATAGCAACGGGTGGTACGAGTGTTCCACAAACAGGTTCGACAGGTGACGGTTATCAATTCGCAATATCTTTAGGACATTCCATAACTGAATTGTTTCCTACTGAAGTGCCAATCACCTCACCCGAGCGCTTTATTAAAAATAAAACACTAAAAGGTTTAAGTTTGAAAGATGTAGAACTATCCGTATTAAAGAAAAATGGTAAAAAACGAATCAGTCATCAAATGGATATGATTTTCACGCATTTTGGTGTCAGTGGACCTGCTGCATTAAGATGTAGTCAATTTGTATATAAAGAACAAAAGAATCAAAAGAAAAAAGAAATTCTAATGTCACTTGACGCTTTTCCAGAGTTAAATCAAGAAGAACTTACGCAACAAATTAGACGTATGCTAAAAGATGAACCAGATAAATTCATTAAAAATAGTTTACATGGTCTGATTGAAGAACGCTATTTATTATTTATACTAGAACAAGCTAATATCGATAACGAAACAACATCACACCATTTATCCAATCAACAATTGAATACAATTGTTAACTTATTAAAAGGATTTACATTTAAAGTTAATGGGACCTTACCTATTGATAAAGCTTTTGTTACTGGTGGAGGCGTATCATTAAAAGAAATTGAACCTAAAACGATGATGTCTAAATTAGTTCCTGGTCTATTTTTATGCGGTGAGGTATTAGATATTCACGGTTATACTGGCGGTTATAATATAACAAGCGCATTAGTCACTGGACATGTAGCGGGTTTAAATGCCGGTAAACATAAATCTATAAAATAA
- a CDS encoding DUF1542 domain-containing protein — MNLFKQQKFSIRKFNVGIFSALIATIAFLGVNPNSADAAEQDNVNVGGPLTENAVNQGQPTDQVTPNENKAGNVDPTTEQVSPQNTATQEQNQQQNDNQNAVETNNAPSIDQVATEVNSEANQPNAITDQPVNEDNQEQAQTQANHEKAQETPKEKQDKEAPVDHNEGLNKQDKPVATVENNQTPKKRNKRDVGDDQNGNNVAPNQNQPVNTQDEALENAKQGATNEINQKATEKNQVIENTTEATQEEKQLALNDVAHQQFNANNNINQANTTNDVTTAKNNGIAAIDAINVQARTRDAARNAVVQKVADQILTINNNPDATDEEKQDAVNQVHQTEQQALKDINAANTENEINGIQTQNVNAIGNVVPTSLAKPNAIAEVNQAAATQNGDIDTNQNATNEEKAVAKEQVDGLVKNATTNINDATNNQDVTQAKELGINQIKAVTPATTIKDDAKNELNQSADQIRNNNTNNYLDATTEEVNAANNQVDQIVNQGNTAIGAANTTEEVNEARDHGIQELQNIAPDVVKKPAARNEINQAFEQKKQAINDSNQSTTEEKNDAINVLVPRKNEADNNIDQALTNDEVSTAVTNGINQINDVTPSTDKKQQAKSTIVQDAENKKQLLNQDTNSTTEEHNAANANVDAAVTKANNDIDQAASNADVDNAVTTNQADINQIQQEAQVKPAAKAEIAQKVTDQEAVIQNTRGTTTEEKNEAQQALQNAKTQAEQAIDAAQSNADVENVKNEEIAKIEAITPSKDYKNNAIAELENVANQRKHDLTQDPDMTKEEYDYAIDSVDRMLGQGSANVYQAGNKQSVDDNKNDGINTINQVQAFVTTKANARNEITQAADQRKATFPNDNNATTEEKEEASNNVDAIVAASNEQINQAKTDAAVNQIKDQTIQEINQVTPANTKKETALANIKTKQDQQTYIINNEPNATAEEKEAALQALTQAVTTANDEINAATTNAQVETAVQNGETNISNVIPQTQTKTNAKNEVDQAAANQNAAIEQNQDATTEEKDAAKQLVARTQNNANQAIVNAENAADVETKKNEGINSIGQITADTGIKTAVKTDLQNQANDKKQQIANNNGSTEEEKQAANTKVDDALQQGLTDVTNAQSIVDVNNAVKSTDQAIQSVQPETTVKDNAKQAIQNSINQQKEVINQNPEATQEEKQLASNKLDDIANQVTGNIDQANTSNDVDQAKNEGTTQINQFVPSIVKKSNANQELDNTADLKQEELDKTPNATQEDIAEAKQAVQKALTTAKDQVAQAQTDQDVDNAKSNGLAEIKAIQPIGTLRQAALEEFTDVYNDKVSEIEADIDGTREEVNDALKDLEAIKTQAEASINQAINVARLTAAKEHAIENVNQFDVTFTKKPSAIVSINQVATTKENEINANTTATAQEKEAAIQNVKEQLEIAEININNGETNQEVEDALTNGETAINGINPEVVTRPNAINSIDNLATQLKETFANTPGATVDELNEANQQVDQIVQSAKTEIANTTSDIDIAQIKANAMNDLNAVVVNVEQKAIAANTLKEQADKVQDMIDSNDDATETEKLAAEEQLNDILEQGLSDIDAKDTNDDITKVKESALEQLKAINVVAVVKPEARNTIANLVQKQIDKINQTPKATKEEKEAAIEQLNPIEQNAIELIKATPSDSEVKTIVKDAEQQISQIEAQASIKDETEKEINKHIQQQKVIINNADVSQRQKDKALSQLDRLASLIADQLDAADTNEAVIKVKEEAIEQIEAILPETDQQSPQKPDVGSNPTKEANGNDEGNDESNTLTKDESEETIETDSEVDKQDSSETLPETGQHDNQLPLAGITFAAGAALVSRRLAQKKDELK, encoded by the coding sequence ATGAATTTATTTAAGCAACAAAAATTTAGTATTCGTAAGTTTAATGTTGGTATTTTTTCAGCATTAATAGCAACGATAGCATTTTTAGGCGTAAATCCTAATAGTGCAGATGCTGCTGAACAAGATAACGTCAATGTTGGTGGACCATTGACTGAAAATGCTGTTAACCAAGGGCAACCAACTGATCAGGTAACACCAAACGAAAATAAAGCTGGGAATGTTGACCCTACAACAGAACAAGTATCACCGCAAAATACTGCAACTCAAGAACAAAATCAACAACAAAATGATAATCAAAATGCGGTTGAAACAAATAATGCACCAAGCATTGATCAAGTAGCAACTGAAGTTAATAGTGAAGCAAATCAGCCTAATGCTATTACTGACCAACCAGTAAACGAAGATAATCAAGAGCAAGCTCAAACACAGGCTAATCATGAAAAAGCTCAAGAAACACCAAAAGAAAAACAAGATAAAGAGGCACCAGTTGATCATAATGAAGGATTAAATAAACAAGACAAACCAGTTGCTACTGTTGAAAATAATCAAACACCTAAAAAACGAAATAAACGTGATGTGGGTGATGATCAAAATGGTAATAACGTAGCCCCTAATCAAAATCAACCAGTTAATACTCAAGATGAAGCATTAGAAAATGCTAAACAAGGTGCAACAAATGAGATTAATCAGAAAGCTACTGAAAAAAATCAAGTAATAGAAAATACGACAGAAGCTACACAAGAAGAAAAACAACTTGCATTAAACGATGTAGCACATCAACAATTTAATGCTAATAATAACATCAATCAAGCAAACACAACGAATGACGTAACAACAGCTAAAAATAATGGAATTGCAGCCATTGATGCTATAAATGTACAAGCACGTACAAGAGATGCAGCTAGAAATGCAGTAGTTCAAAAAGTTGCAGACCAAATTTTGACAATTAATAATAATCCAGATGCAACAGATGAAGAAAAACAAGATGCAGTTAACCAAGTACATCAAACAGAACAACAAGCATTAAAAGATATTAATGCTGCTAATACAGAAAATGAAATTAATGGTATTCAAACACAAAATGTTAATGCAATTGGCAACGTTGTTCCTACTTCATTAGCTAAACCTAATGCAATTGCAGAAGTAAATCAAGCAGCTGCTACACAAAATGGTGACATTGATACAAATCAAAATGCTACAAATGAAGAAAAAGCTGTTGCAAAAGAACAAGTTGATGGGTTAGTTAAAAATGCAACTACTAATATTAACGATGCTACTAATAATCAAGATGTAACTCAAGCCAAAGAATTAGGAATTAATCAAATCAAAGCAGTTACACCAGCAACAACAATTAAAGACGATGCTAAAAATGAATTAAATCAATCAGCAGACCAAATTAGAAATAATAATACAAATAATTACTTAGATGCAACAACAGAAGAAGTTAATGCAGCTAATAATCAGGTTGATCAAATCGTAAACCAAGGTAATACTGCAATAGGTGCAGCAAATACAACAGAAGAAGTTAATGAAGCTAGAGACCACGGTATTCAAGAATTACAAAATATAGCTCCAGACGTTGTCAAAAAACCAGCTGCTAGAAATGAAATTAATCAAGCTTTTGAACAAAAGAAACAAGCAATTAATGATTCAAATCAATCAACAACAGAAGAAAAAAATGATGCTATCAATGTTTTAGTTCCTAGGAAAAATGAAGCAGATAATAATATTGATCAAGCATTAACAAATGATGAGGTTTCTACTGCAGTTACAAACGGTATAAATCAAATTAATGATGTTACGCCTTCAACTGACAAGAAACAACAAGCGAAATCAACAATTGTACAAGATGCAGAAAATAAAAAACAATTACTTAATCAAGATACAAACTCAACAACCGAAGAACATAATGCAGCTAATGCAAATGTAGATGCGGCCGTTACTAAAGCAAATAACGATATTGATCAAGCAGCAAGCAATGCCGATGTTGATAATGCAGTGACAACAAATCAAGCTGATATCAATCAAATTCAACAAGAAGCACAAGTTAAACCAGCTGCAAAAGCCGAAATTGCTCAAAAAGTCACTGATCAAGAAGCCGTTATTCAAAATACTCGTGGTACAACTACAGAGGAAAAAAATGAAGCTCAACAAGCATTACAGAATGCAAAAACACAAGCAGAGCAAGCTATTGATGCTGCTCAATCAAATGCCGATGTTGAAAATGTGAAGAATGAAGAAATTGCAAAAATTGAAGCAATTACGCCATCTAAAGATTATAAAAATAATGCTATAGCTGAATTAGAAAACGTAGCAAATCAACGTAAACACGATTTAACACAAGATCCAGATATGACTAAAGAAGAATATGATTATGCGATAGATTCAGTCGATCGTATGTTAGGACAAGGAAGCGCTAACGTATATCAAGCTGGAAACAAACAAAGTGTTGATGATAATAAAAATGATGGTATTAATACTATCAATCAAGTTCAAGCCTTTGTAACAACTAAAGCTAATGCTAGAAATGAAATTACTCAAGCTGCAGATCAACGTAAAGCTACATTCCCTAATGATAATAATGCAACAACAGAAGAAAAAGAAGAAGCATCAAACAACGTTGACGCTATCGTTGCAGCTTCAAATGAACAAATTAACCAAGCTAAAACTGACGCAGCAGTAAATCAAATTAAAGATCAAACGATTCAAGAAATTAATCAAGTTACACCTGCGAATACTAAAAAAGAAACAGCATTAGCGAATATTAAAACGAAACAAGACCAACAAACTTATATTATTAACAATGAACCTAATGCAACAGCAGAAGAAAAAGAAGCGGCATTACAAGCATTAACTCAAGCAGTGACTACAGCTAATGATGAAATTAATGCTGCAACTACAAATGCACAAGTTGAAACTGCAGTGCAAAATGGTGAAACTAATATTAGTAATGTTATACCTCAAACTCAAACTAAAACAAACGCTAAAAATGAAGTTGATCAAGCAGCAGCAAATCAAAATGCAGCTATTGAACAAAATCAAGATGCAACAACAGAAGAAAAAGACGCGGCTAAACAACTAGTAGCTCGCACACAAAATAATGCAAATCAAGCTATTGTAAATGCAGAAAATGCTGCAGATGTTGAGACTAAAAAGAATGAAGGCATTAATAGTATAGGTCAGATTACTGCTGATACAGGAATTAAAACAGCTGTTAAAACAGATTTACAAAATCAAGCTAACGATAAAAAACAACAAATAGCTAATAATAATGGTTCTACGGAAGAAGAAAAACAAGCTGCAAATACAAAAGTTGATGATGCATTACAACAAGGTTTAACAGATGTGACTAATGCTCAAAGTATCGTTGATGTTAACAATGCAGTTAAATCAACTGATCAAGCTATTCAATCAGTTCAACCAGAAACAACAGTAAAAGACAATGCAAAACAAGCAATTCAAAATAGCATTAATCAACAAAAAGAAGTTATAAACCAAAATCCTGAGGCTACTCAAGAAGAAAAACAATTAGCTTCTAATAAATTAGATGATATTGCAAATCAAGTAACTGGTAATATTGACCAAGCAAATACAAGTAACGATGTAGACCAAGCTAAAAATGAAGGTACAACTCAAATCAATCAATTTGTTCCATCTATTGTTAAGAAATCAAATGCAAATCAAGAACTAGATAACACGGCTGATTTAAAACAAGAGGAATTAGATAAAACACCTAATGCAACACAAGAAGATATCGCGGAAGCAAAACAAGCTGTTCAAAAAGCATTAACAACTGCAAAAGATCAAGTTGCTCAAGCACAAACTGATCAAGATGTAGATAATGCTAAGTCAAATGGTTTAGCTGAAATTAAAGCTATCCAACCAATTGGAACACTTAGACAAGCTGCATTAGAAGAATTTACAGATGTCTATAACGATAAAGTGAGTGAAATAGAAGCGGATATTGATGGAACGAGAGAAGAAGTTAACGATGCACTTAAAGATTTAGAAGCAATTAAAACGCAAGCTGAAGCATCAATTAACCAAGCTATTAATGTAGCTAGATTAACTGCTGCAAAAGAACATGCTATAGAAAATGTAAATCAATTTGACGTAACATTCACTAAAAAGCCATCAGCAATCGTTTCTATTAATCAAGTTGCTACAACTAAAGAAAATGAAATTAATGCAAATACTACTGCTACAGCACAAGAAAAAGAAGCGGCTATTCAAAATGTTAAAGAACAATTAGAAATTGCTGAAATCAATATCAATAATGGTGAAACAAATCAAGAAGTTGAGGATGCCTTAACTAACGGAGAAACTGCAATTAATGGTATTAATCCAGAAGTTGTAACTAGACCTAACGCGATTAATTCAATTGATAATTTAGCAACTCAATTAAAAGAAACATTTGCAAATACACCTGGTGCAACAGTTGATGAATTAAATGAAGCTAATCAACAAGTCGATCAAATCGTACAATCTGCTAAAACTGAAATTGCCAATACAACTTCTGATATTGATATTGCTCAAATCAAAGCCAATGCAATGAATGATTTAAATGCAGTCGTAGTAAATGTTGAACAAAAAGCAATTGCTGCTAATACGCTTAAAGAACAAGCAGACAAGGTTCAAGACATGATTGATTCCAACGATGACGCTACTGAAACTGAAAAATTAGCAGCTGAAGAACAACTAAATGATATTTTAGAACAAGGTCTATCTGATATTGATGCTAAAGATACTAACGATGACATTACTAAAGTAAAAGAAAGTGCTTTAGAACAACTTAAAGCAATTAATGTCGTTGCGGTGGTAAAACCAGAGGCAAGAAATACAATTGCAAATCTTGTTCAAAAACAAATCGATAAAATTAATCAAACTCCTAAAGCAACTAAAGAAGAGAAAGAAGCAGCGATTGAACAATTAAATCCAATCGAACAAAATGCGATTGAACTTATTAAAGCAACACCATCTGATTCTGAAGTGAAAACGATTGTGAAAGACGCTGAACAACAAATTTCACAAATCGAAGCACAAGCGTCAATCAAAGATGAGACAGAAAAAGAAATTAATAAGCATATCCAACAACAAAAAGTAATAATCAATAATGCTGATGTTTCTCAAAGACAAAAAGATAAAGCATTAAGTCAATTAGATCGTCTTGCTTCACTTATTGCTGATCAACTAGACGCTGCTGATACAAATGAAGCAGTTATAAAAGTGAAAGAAGAAGCTATTGAACAAATTGAAGCAATTCTTCCAGAAACAGATCAACAAAGTCCACAAAAACCTGATGTAGGCTCTAATCCTACTAAAGAAGCAAATGGAAATGACGAAGGTAACGATGAATCAAACACATTAACTAAAGATGAGTCTGAAGAAACAATAGAAACAGACTCAGAAGTTGATAAACAAGATAGTTCAGAAACATTACCTGAAACTGGACAACATGATAATCAATTACCTTTAGCTGGTATTACATTTGCTGCAGGTGCTGCATTAGTAAGTAGAAGACTGGCTCAAAAGAAAGACGAATTAAAATAA
- a CDS encoding pseudouridine synthase encodes MRLDKFLANMGIGTRNEVKQSLKKGYVKVNDKVNKSPKTQINPDEDIITVNGEKIIYIDKVYIMLNKPSDVVSATEDDKHQTVIDLIPEYKHLGIFPVGRLDKDTEGLLLITNDGQFNHNLMSPNKHVPKTYEVVSKNDVTQSDVERFKEGLELSDGLLKPAQLEIIENRRSRVTIYEGKYHQVKRMFHEIENEVLQLKRIKIANLELDTSLKLGEFRLLTEEDFKLLLN; translated from the coding sequence ATGAGATTAGATAAGTTCTTAGCTAATATGGGTATAGGTACACGCAATGAAGTTAAGCAAAGTTTAAAAAAAGGTTACGTTAAGGTGAATGATAAGGTGAATAAGTCACCTAAAACGCAAATTAATCCTGATGAAGATATCATTACAGTTAATGGTGAAAAAATTATATATATCGATAAAGTGTATATCATGTTAAATAAGCCATCTGATGTAGTGTCAGCGACAGAAGATGATAAACATCAAACTGTAATCGATTTAATCCCTGAGTACAAACACTTGGGGATTTTCCCTGTAGGTAGGTTAGATAAAGATACTGAAGGGTTATTACTAATCACTAATGATGGTCAATTTAATCATAATTTGATGAGTCCAAATAAACACGTGCCTAAAACATACGAGGTAGTATCAAAAAATGATGTGACACAAAGCGATGTAGAACGTTTTAAAGAAGGATTAGAATTGTCTGATGGGTTACTAAAACCTGCACAATTAGAAATCATTGAAAATCGAAGATCACGTGTTACGATATACGAAGGTAAATATCATCAAGTTAAAAGAATGTTTCATGAGATTGAAAATGAGGTATTACAATTAAAACGTATTAAAATTGCTAATTTAGAGTTGGATACATCACTTAAATTAGGCGAATTTCGTTTATTAACTGAAGAAGATTTTAAATTACTTTTAAACTAA